DNA sequence from the Mangifera indica cultivar Alphonso chromosome 18, CATAS_Mindica_2.1, whole genome shotgun sequence genome:
GAACACCTTCTCTGAAAAGTAGTCTTTATTATGTTGCATTCATTGATGATTTCACTCGCAAGTGTTGGATCTTTTTTTTGAAGCACAAGTCAGAGGTGGCACAAATCTTCTGGAACTTTAAAGCTAAAGTTGAGAATGAGAGTGGTagtaaaattcaaactcttagATCAGATAATGGCAAGGAGTACACCTTTGAAGTATTCAATCATTTTTGTGAGGAGGTAGACATTCAACATCAATTAACCACTCCATACACTCCACAACAAAATGAAGTTAGTGAGAAAGGGAACAGATTCATATTAGAGATGATATGATGTATGCTATACGAGAAGAATCTGCCAAAGCAATTCTGGGTTGAAGCAGTAAACACTACAATTTTTTTGCAAAACAAGTTTCCCATAAGAGCAGTGAAGGACCAAACACCCTTTAAGGCATGTTATGGCTATAAACCatctatgaatttttttaaaatatttggatgtTTATGCTTCACTCATGTTCCATAGATCAAAAGAGATAAACTTGATAAAAGAGCACTTCCAGACATCTTTATTGGCTACAACTTGGTCACAAAAGCTTATAAAGTTTTCTAGCCACaaactagaaaaattattataagcaaGGATGTGCACTTTATAGAAGATGAAGAGTGGAACTGGGATAATGTAAAGAAGATGGATCCAACCTCAAAAGAGCCAAATCTTAAGTTTCCTATTTTGGACACAACAGATAAAGCATTGGAGATTGGGAGAATGAAATGGTGGATGATAGTCCTATCAGAGGCACAAGACTACTTTTTGATGTTTATCAAAAATGCAATATTGCTATGTGTGAACCTATAGATTATGAAGAAgccaaaacaaatcaaaattggatTGTTGCAATGAAGGAGGAGTTGTTCAtgattgaaaagaataaaacatggGAGTTGGCTGATCAACCCTAAAGCAGAAAGGTAATTGAAGTCAAGTGGGTGTACAGAACCAAGCTTAATGTTGATGGCTCAATCAAAAAGTATAAAGCTAGACTCATGGTCAAAGGATATGCTCAAATACTTGGTGTGGACTACTCAAATACCTTCACACCAGTCACTACAATGCAAAAGAATTGGAAGGTATACCAGTTAGATGTCAAGTCGACGTTCTTGAATGGTTTTCTACAAGAGGAGATTTATATAGAGCAATTGGAAGGTTATgtaaagaaaggagaaaaagacaAGGTCTATCTTCTTAAAAAGACACTTTACGGATTGAAGCAAGCTCCAAGAGTTGGTACAACAGGATTGATGAACATTTGCAGAACTTAGGATTTACTAAAAACTTATCTGAATCAACATTATATGTCAAGCATAATAGAGCTGACATTCTTATCATCTCACTATATATGGATGATTTGTTTGTGACAAGAAATAACACAAGTTGTGTGGAGAAGTTTAAGCAAGAGATGACAAAGTTTTTTGAGATGACAGATCTCGAATTAATGACATTCTTTCTTGGAATGGAAATAAAACAGAATGAATATAAAGTCTTTATCTGTCAGAAGAAATATGCCAAAGAGATTCTGAAGAAGTTTAAACTTGAAGAATGCAAAGAAATGAACACTCTAATGAACTCAAAAGAAAAGCTCTGTAAAGAAGATGGAACAGAGAAAATTGATTAGGCATATTTCAGAAGTTTGATTGGTCGCTTAATGTATCTCACAGTAACTCAGCCTGACATCTTGAATGATGTAAGTATTTTGTCTCAGTTTATACACTGTGCAAGCGAATGGCATCTCAAGGCTGCAAAAAGGTGCTTAGATATGTGAAAGGCACGTGTGATTTTGGAATTAAATTCACAAGGAGCAAAGAGTTAAGTTGGTTGGTTTCTTAGATAGCGATTGGGGAGGCTCCATTAACGATATGAAGAACACTTCAGGCTACTGTTTCACACTTGGTTCTGGTGTTTTCTCATGGAGCTcgaaaaaacaagaaattgtAGCTCAATCCACTGCTGAAGCAGAATTTGTTGCTGCAACAACTGCTGTTAATCAAGCTTTGTGGctaaggaaaattttaattgatcttAACTTGGAGTAGGAGGAAAGCACGAAGATTCTTGTTGACAACCAAACTGCTATTGCTATCTCTGAAAATCCTGTGTTTCACGGGAAAACTAAGcactttaatattaaattattcttcttaAGGGAAGTATAGAAAGATGAAGTTGTTGTTCTTGTCTACTGCAAAACAGAAGATCAGGTTGCAAATGTTTTCACCAAACCACTGCCAGTTCGCAAGTTCGAATGCCTGAGGACAAAACTTGGCATTTGCAACTCCTAAAACAAGGAGGAGTGTTAGAAGACATGTTTAGGACTGCTGATGTAGAATCATAAATGTTGCTTAGTTGAATGTTTCAAATTGTTCTTGTTTTtgtgttggttattttttattcatgttcTTGATCATGGTGTAATCTTAGGATCATAACTTTAGTGGGTTGTTATTAATTCATGTTCTTGATCATGACATAATCTGAGGATCATGACTTTAGTGGgttgttattaattaaactttaaattgtaatgtttttgaagttaataaaatgaagtttttctTTGCTTCAAATATATTGCTCTCAATTTTAATAGCAACACtttactttcttttctctttcaaaattaCAACAGAGATAAATCAAGAAACTTAAGAGAAGTCAAGTTTTGAAGTCTAGTGGCAGTCGGACCTTGGAAATCATTAGATCTGAAATTAAGGTATACTAAATTACCAAGACAAAAAACCCAAGAAGGAATCGAAGTGTTCAATTGGTTGTAAGAAAGATCAAGTTCGGTCAGAGATGAAAAATTTGCACTGGTTATAGGAGCAAAATGACCAAGTTGACAAGAGGGCAATCGTAAAACCATAAGAGAAGGGAGTGTATTTATCACCTCCAACCAATTATCATAGACTTTTCTAAGACCCTTTGAATCCAAATCCAGATACTTCAATGATGAAAGACGAGACAACCACCAAAATTTCTCAATGTATACAGACAAGTTACCACAGAGGTCAAGATACTGCAAATTGGACAGATTTCCAAGTTGGTGTGGAACCCTCCCATGGAATCCGTTGTAAGAGAGATTAAGATACCCTAATTTCTCCATTGAACCAAGAAATCCGGGAGCCTGAATTCCTTCAAAATCATTATCGCTCAAGTCCAAGGAAACCAAATGCTTCAAATCAAGCAAAAAGGGATTTATCTTGCCGCTCAACTTTAACCTCCGGTATGCAACATATTCAATGAAAACATCATAATAAGCATCAGATGCATAATCTTTCAAATCAGGATTTCTAAGGTTGAGCTCAAGAACATGGTGTGTCAAGTTGTCACCAACAACGCCAGCCCATGCACAGCAGTCTCCATCACCTTTCCAAGAGCCAAGCCGATTGGCGGGATCTATGAGGTCATCTTCGAATCTTAAAAGTGCTTCTCTGTCACTTTGTATGCAGCCTAGAAAAGAGCTTCCATTGCAGAATCCAATGTTGATGGTTGCAATGGAAACTAACTGCAGGAAAGAGCTACAAGAACAGCACTCATGATTGGTTTCATTACATGGGAAATTTGGAAACATAGTACTGCATCTTTATAGTAAACATATAGCAATACACTCAGTATTCCTTTTCACATTATAATTTCAAGCCTTCCAATTCAGAGCCAGGATCCATtaacaaaaattgttaaaagagtacatttttaataaaacagtAGCAAATTTCCTATTCATCATTACATTGAATCATGAGTCAAAAAacgattttcatttttcaagtcAGTGTACCCAGTAGGAAACTTCTTAGATAAAATCTAACAATGCTATAGCTTGTTTTGATATAGTAATCTTAAGGTCATATCTCCCCATATTTCTTTGCCATGACTACTAGAAGAGCACCTAAGAGTAAAAGTCTTTACAATTATTTAGTTTCAATATACGACCACAACTGCATAGaattttgttaaagttataACCACTCTTTCTTGCAAGCTCGAAATTTGAAgttgtataaataaatgaaattaataaattcattttatctataaatttcatTCTAGCCTTCTCTATTGTAAATTCATCTCATCTATAAAGCTTATCTTTAGTAAGTCAAGCCTGCAACATTTGTTCATAATATAGCTTTAATCAAAAGCCCTAGAATAGAAGATCAAGACTTCTTTTTCATGAgatttttagaaatttacttATTGTTGCGAATCATTTCAAGTTTCTCTATTTTATACCTTGCCAGGAAGACACAGAATGTGTAATCTGTAAAATCTGTTGACCGAAGCAACACAAGGGAATCCTAAGGACAACTGAAGATAGGAAGTACTTCTGATTAATCAAAGCGGCTCTTATAGATTGAATGAATAATAacccaacaaagaaaatatgccGACAAATGGAATTCTGAAACAACTGAGCCAATGCTATATCCTTTTAGCCGGCTCTACCTATCTGTATCTAAATGGGCTCAGTCGGCACTGGTGGCTCTACCACACCAAAGTTGACAGGACTGCAATGACATAAACCAAGGATTTGCAACTCAACAGTGGATGAACATGCATAAACACATTTGTTTTCCACCCCAACTGTCTTTACTTTCATTTACCTTGAGAGATGGCACATGATATTTTCATAGGAAAAATGGCTTAAAAGCTTAACATATATCCATGAGCATCATAAATGTGTAGGATGGCAAAAGTGGAAAAGGAGATATATAATACGTTTTTCCTAGTATTGGAAATTtcttgtaaattatttatattttttcccgtattttgattattgggtattattgatttaattgaaTACAGAAACCAAAACACTCTCCAAAATATAAAGCTTGGCATTACTCGAAAGATTAAAAAGCGATAAATGAAGAGGAAAAATGCCCAGGATAATGATAATTTTCTCTTGACTccataataaaaacaatagcTCCGTGGACATAGGTTATCGAACCACAAATTTTGTGTCTTGTGTTGAtggtttttcttgttttgaagTTGTTTTTGTTTACCGTGCAAAAATGAGTGGATTAAGTGTGCATACAAATTTCGACAACTTTGACCGtaaaagaaatttcagtttatgGCAGTCGAGAGTTTCAAACATGTTAACGCAAAACAAAGTGCACATGGCACTAAAACCCACAAAACCAGCCAACATGGTTGATGAAGAATGTGATTGCATGCAAGACTTGCAAGTTGTCGCCTTCAGCCCGATCCGTATAAGTCTGGTAGATTTAGTACTACGATGTAGATAATGAGAAGATAACAAAAGTTCTGTGGTTAAAATTGAAGAGCTTATTCATGTCCCATAACATTGCTCACAAACTATTCATCATGCGTAATCTGCTCttgttttgaaagaaagaaagtggaGACCTAGGAAAACACATAACCTTGTttgatcataaaatattttttggattaaaGAAATCACATATTGATGGGATTAAGCCCCTCCATAGAATTGCATAACAAGAAATTCATTGAAAGAGACTGAAGAAATGCATGAGCACATACCAAGTAAATTAAAAATGCTCCGAGTTTAAGTACTTGGCAGAAAAGAAGAACAATCATTCAAAAAACTTCATGCTAGTCTCTTGCTTTGGAGGCAACCTACAGAAGAGCTTCCTTTGCAGAAGCTAATGTTAATGGCTGCTATAGCGATGAAAACAAAGACAACAACTATTCTCATACTTTGCTTCATTTTTTGTTCCCCTAGGAAAACTAGTGTTACATAACACATCtccaagcaaaaaaaaaaaaaaaaatttagaaaaacttTCTAAAAATACTACAAATTTTTTCCCCAAGGCAATCTAGAAAACGACAATACATATATCTCCatctttttttaatgagaaGAGGACCGATGAAACTCCAAAAGCCCACCACAAATCCGAGTGTCATGCTCACATAGAACCAGTCAACTTCATGCTCATTGCGATTTCTATTTTCGTACTCAGGATTTGGAACAATCATAGTACAACTCTGAAGCGGAGGTCCACAAAGTTCATTGCCAATAAAAGAAGAGGCCTCAAAGCTTTGCAGTTGAGTGCTTGAAGGAATTTCCCCAATCAAGTTGTTGTTGGATAAGTTCAAGCTGCTCAAAGCTGTCAAATTTGACATACTCTCTGGGATTTCACCAAAAGGATAGTTTGCAGATAAATCAAGTGTCTCTAGTGATCTCATATGACCAATATTCACAGGGATTGTTCCTGTAAAAGAATTGTGTGACAAATTAAGTGTTTGCAATGCTCCCAGATTTGTCACTTGTTCAGGTATCTCGCCTGAGAAACTATTATGAGAGAGGTCGACAAGTCTAACCAGATTAAGGGTGGTGTGATATTCTGACATACTCCCTTTTACCACAACAGATGTATCTTCAACAAACTGGCTTGGTTCAACATCTGAATAATAAATTCTGTTTGCTATTTCAGAGAAGTTTATTGTCACCAGGGCAATGATGTTGCTGATGCAGCTCGGTATTGTTCCAGAAAGGTTGTTGTAAGCAAGGTCAAGGATCTGTAAAGACACAAGCTGGCAAAGTTCAATTGGGAAAAGTCCATGGAAATTATTTGAATGGAGGTTTAGAATCatcatatttgaaaaagaattccCAATCCATGTTGAAAGATTTCCAACCAACTGATTTTCACCAAAATCGAGTACCATTAACTCTGCACAATTTGTAAGAGATAAAGGCACTCCTCCAGAGAGGCTGTTCTTGCGAAGATGAAGGGACTTGAGAGAAATCAAAGTTCCCATGGAGACAGGAAGGACACCACTGAAGTTATTGTTACCCAAATACAGAACAGACAAGGATTGCAAATTCATCCAGCAATCAGGCAACTCCccatataaaagattatatctAAGGTTGAGAATTCGAGTTGCCCTTGACTCATTTTTCCCAGAACACAAAAAGTGGGACATAGATCCTGACAAACTATTATTGGAAAGATCTAATTGAACCAGACTGGAGGATACCAGAGGCAACACACCTGAAAATTTATTAGAACTCAAGTCAAGAAACTGCAATCTGGTGACCTTACTAAAATTCGGAATCTCCCCGCGGATTTGGTTGTTGGAGAGATTTATGAAATCAAATTGGTGGATAGATTTCCAAAACCACTCAGGCATTGTATCTGAAATTCCTGCATTTGATAAATCCAGAGaatgtaaatatttttgtgaGTGAACCCATGAAGGAAATCGAAGCCCTAAATAACAAGATCCCAAAACTAAATATTCAAGCTGAAAAGAAGGAACCCAATCAGGACTAACTTTCAGCACCAATGAGTTTTCATTTGCAGTAAACCAGCGTAGCCTTGTGAGATTAGTAAAGTGAATCTGAGAAAGAGTTCCATTCAATTGATTATAGGAAATATCTAGGACTTCTAATGATGAAAGTTCTCCTAAAGAAGATGGAATAGGACCAGAAATGGAGTTATAATGCAAATAAAGAAACTGCAGACTTTTAAATTCCCCAAGTTGATCGGTAATCTGACCCCAAAGTTGATTGTAACTTAAATCTAGTGACTCCACTCTCTCAGAAACACATGCAGAGATAATATCTAAGATCTCAGACATCTCTTGACTCAATCGAAGCATTGTCAGAAAAGTGCAAGTTGCAAAGTCTTCCTAATGATTTTggaatttttccttcaaatctACTGATGGAAAGATCAAGGAAATTGATGGAAGTCAAGTTTCCAATAGCAGTAGAAATTGTACCTTGCAACATATTCGTGTTGTTTTTTTGTTAAGCAAAGTTCACTCAAGCTTACTTCACGAAACAGAGGCAGAAAATACAGAGAAAACAGAAGCTACTGGAAGTATATATTTCCCCAGAGAGAGAGCTTCAATGTATTGATAAACTGAAGATTACAAATACAAGCATTAAagtaattcttttatattgtgATAAGTACATTGAGACCATACTTTGCTGCaaaaagaattcttaatttatgGATCACCATACATGTCATCACCAACTCTACCTAATCTAGTTGGACTttagtttaaaccaaaaaatagtttagttcaAAAACAAACTCAACTAACTAACACTCCTCCTTTGAGATTGTTTTTAAGACACCAAGCTTCAgcctcaaattttcaaattgaggttTAGGAAGAGCCTTGGTCATAATGTCAGCTAGCTGATTTGATGAGTTGCAATGTTCCAGAACAATTTCTCCCATTTTGGCAGCTTCTCTTATGGCATGATATTTGACATTAATATGCTTAGTTCTACCATGCTGAATTGGATTTCTGGAGATGGCTATGGCAGCTTTGTTATCAACATAAATTGTTACTCCTTTGTCCATGGACTGATCTAGATCAGTTAATAGTTTTTTCAGCCATATAGCCTGATTGCTTGCTGCTGCTAGTGCCACATATTCTGCTTCAGCAGTTGATTGTGCCACAATATCTTGTTTCTTTGAATTCCAACAGAACATGGTTTCACCAAATGAAAAACAGAAACCTGAGGTGCTTTTGTAGTCATCATTACTGCCAGCCCAGTCATTGTCTGAATATCCAATTAGATTTCTGCTTTGATGGTTTGAAAACCATAGGCCATAGTTGATTGTACCTTTGACATATCTTAGTATTCTTTTTGCTGCACTCCAGTGAAGATTGCTTGGTTCTTGCATAAATCTGGATAGCAATGAAGTAGCAAACATGATGTCTGGTCTACTTGTACAAAGGTATAACAAGCAGCCTATAAGTCTTCTGAATTTAGTTGCATCAGTCTTTTCTGCTCCATcattcttcattaatttttcattcattgcCAAGGGAGTAGCAACTTCCTTACATTCATTCATATGAAACTTCCATATTAGATCTCTAGAATATTTGCTTTGTGACACAAAAATCCcattagatttttgaagaatttctaAGCCTAAGAAATACTTCATCTCACCCAAGTCAGACATATCAAACTCTTGCTGCatttcttgtttgaatttttgaattgaaaGCAAATCTCCTCCTGTCACTAGGagatcatcaacatacaaggaCACAATTATTTTCACTTCACCATTGATCCTTTTAACATACAAGGTGACTTCATTTTGGCTGCAGGAAAAACCTTGATGCAGTAGGTAAGCATGAATTCTGATATACCAAGCTTTGGGGGCTTGTTTGAGTCCATATAAAGCTTTATGTAGCTTATATACATGATCCTCTTTGCCTTGAACTTTAAAGCCTTCAGGTTGATCTATGTATATTTCTTCTTCCAGCAGGCCATTTAAGAATGCTGACTTTATATCTAAATGATACAGCTTCCATCCATGTTTGGCAGACAAGGCAATCAAAAGTCTTATGGTATCATATCTTGCAACATGAGAGAAAGTGTCAGAAAAATCTGTTCCAGCTTGCTGTTGATATCCTTTAACCACAAGTCTTGCTTTAAGCTTGTTGATTGTACCATTAGGATTCAACTTggttctaaaa
Encoded proteins:
- the LOC123201734 gene encoding receptor-like protein EIX2: MSEILDIISACVSERVESLDLSYNQLWGQITDQLGEFKSLQFLYLHYNSISGPIPSSLGELSSLEVLDISYNQLNGTLSQIHFTNLTRLRWFTANENSLVLKVSPDWVPSFQLEYLVLGSCYLGLRFPSWVHSQKYLHSLDLSNAGISDTMPEWFWKSIHQFDFINLSNNQIRGEIPNFSKVTRLQFLDLSSNKFSGVLPLVSSSLVQLDLSNNSLSGSMSHFLCSGKNESRATRILNLRYNLLYGELPDCWMNLQSLSVLYLGNNNFSGVLPVSMGTLISLKSLHLRKNSLSGGVPLSLTNCAELMVLDFGENQLVGNLSTWIGNSFSNMMILNLHSNNFHGLFPIELCQLVSLQILDLAYNNLSGTIPSCISNIIALVTINFSEIANRIYYSDVEPSQFVEDTSVVVKGSMSEYHTTLNLVRLVDLSHNSFSGEIPEQVTNLGALQTLNLSHNSFTGTIPVNIGHMRSLETLDLSANYPFGEIPESMSNLTALSSLNLSNNNLIGEIPSSTQLQSFEASSFIGNELCGPPLQSCTMIVPNPEYENRNRNEHEVDWFYVSMTLGFVLVSIATINIGFCNGSSFLGCIQSDREALLRFEDDLIDPANRLGSWKGDGDCCAWAGVVGDNLTHHVLELNLRNPDLKDYASDAYYDVFIEYVAYRRLKLSGKINPFLLDLKHLVSLDLSDNDFEGIQAPGFLGSMEKLGYLNLSYNGFHGRVPHQLGNLSNLQYLDLCGNLSVYIEKFWWLSRLSSLKYLDLDSKGLRKVYDNWLEVINTLPSLMVLRLPSCQLGHFAPITSANFSSLTELDLSYNQLNTSIPSWVFCLGNLVYLNFRSNDFQGPTATRLQNLTSLKFLDLSLL